A region from the Drosophila bipectinata strain 14024-0381.07 chromosome 3R, DbipHiC1v2, whole genome shotgun sequence genome encodes:
- the LOC108129682 gene encoding uncharacterized protein isoform X2: MRLSLVFLLAWSCAFFGQSHQASRDLGLELRLKELASIKETLDQHTDKLRVLETNLDLVLSKVLFLAEQEGRSSREDLLEKVLAKFKEEERPTAILQRIEGFLMACGRGVSEPPKTPRVKLTKRCYPTSNLPYQWTSTRPTNPIAMNWMRSSALVAFIDF; this comes from the exons ATGAGG CTTTCTTTGGTGTTTCTTCTGGCCTGGAGCTGTGCCTTTTTTGGCCAGAGTCATCAGGCGAGCCGGGATCTCGGCTTGGAGTTAAGGTTAAAGGAACTAGCTTCCATTAAGGAGACATTGGACCAACATACCGACAAGCTAAGAGTTTTGGAAACCAATCTAGACCTGGTTCTAAGCAAGGTCCTTTTCCTAGCCGAGCAGGAGGGAAGGAGCTCCAGAGAAGACCTCCTGGAGAAAGTTCTTGCAAAGTTTAAAGAGGAAGAAAGACCTACAGCTATACTTCAGAGGATAGAAGGTTTTTTGATGGCCTGTGGAAGAGGGGTTTCTGAACCCCCGAAAACACCACGAGTGAAGTTAACCAAGAGATGCTACCCGACCTCGAACCTTCCCTACCAGTGG ACTTCCACCAGGCCAACAAATCCGATTGCCATGAACTGGATGAGAAGCAGCGCATTAGTGGCGTTTATAGATTTCTAG
- the LOC108129682 gene encoding angiopoietin-related protein 1 isoform X1, whose translation MLPDLEPSLPVDFHQANKSDCHELDEKQRISGVYRFLEPDTNELQRDFYERYCFFASEGPAWTVIQQRGFSDPPEDFQRTWEEYRAGFGNLSGDFWFGNEFTHKILYRDDYELRVELTDGDKQQYSDWAEYSLFRLDSEAYNYQLTVDGGFRGTLDDALELLNQVDFSTHDRRSDLSRVGASCSELYGGGWWFNECTESNLNGHQEDHQTAIIWPGWVSGIGQSGTRSSRMMIRPVVRATEEITDKNEV comes from the exons ATGCTACCCGACCTCGAACCTTCCCTACCAGTGG ACTTCCACCAGGCCAACAAATCCGATTGCCATGAACTGGATGAGAAGCAGCGCATTAGTGGCGTTTATAGATTTCTAGAACCAGATACCAATGAACTCCAGAGGGACTTCTATGAGAGGTACTGCTTCTTCGCCAGTGAGGGACCCGCCTGGACGGTGATTCAGCAAAGGGGTTTCTCCGATCCACCAGAGGACTTCCAACGCACCTGGGAAGAGTATCGTGCGGGTTTCGGCAACTTGTCCGGTGATTTTTGGTTTGGGAACGAATTTACACACAAGATTCTCTACCGGGACGATTACGAACTTAGAGTGGAACTGACGGATGGAGACAAGCAGCAATACAGTGACTGGGCCGAGTATTCACTATTTCGATTGGACAGCGAGGCGTACAACTATCAGTTGACGGTGGACGGTGGATTCCGGGGTACCCTGGACGATGCCCTGGAGTTGCTCAATCAGGTGGACTTCAGCACCCATGATCGGCGGAGTGATCTCTCCCGGGTAGGAGCCTCCTGCAGTGAGTTATACGGCGGCGGTTGGTGGTTCAACGAATGCACAGAGTCTAATTTGAATGGCCACCAAGAAGACCACCAAACAGCCATCATTTGGCCTGGTTGGGTATCAGGGATCGGGCAATCCGGAACCAGGAGCTCGCGCATGATGATCCGACCCGTTGTACGCGCCACGGAAGAAATTACGGATAAAAACGAAGTTTAA